In Phaeobacter piscinae, one genomic interval encodes:
- a CDS encoding GNAT family N-acetyltransferase: protein MSLDHKRAEQPVIDAGRFVLRPLRKSDEGLIAHYVSDERVARMTTAIPHPLPPGAIEAFVARALDEDRDEDVWAIDGTADGGEELKGVISLKRLDRDQSEVGYWIAPVFWNNGLASDALRALVETNPQGCNALFASAFQDNPASARVLTHCGFEYLGDAETFSVARDATVPTWTYSRKL from the coding sequence ATGAGTTTGGATCATAAAAGAGCAGAACAGCCCGTGATCGATGCAGGACGTTTTGTTCTGCGCCCATTGCGCAAATCTGATGAGGGGCTGATTGCCCATTATGTCAGCGATGAACGCGTTGCCCGCATGACGACCGCTATTCCACACCCGCTGCCGCCGGGCGCGATTGAGGCTTTTGTTGCCCGCGCCCTGGATGAGGACCGCGATGAAGATGTCTGGGCCATCGATGGCACCGCAGACGGTGGCGAGGAGCTGAAGGGCGTTATCAGCCTCAAGCGGCTTGACCGCGACCAGAGCGAAGTCGGCTATTGGATTGCCCCGGTGTTTTGGAACAATGGCCTTGCCTCAGACGCGTTGCGCGCTTTGGTCGAGACCAATCCGCAAGGGTGCAACGCGCTCTTTGCCAGTGCGTTTCAGGACAATCCGGCCTCCGCACGTGTGCTGACCCATTGCGGGTTTGAGTATCTTGGCGATGCCGAGACCTTCTCCGTGGCGCGCGATGCAACCGTGCCAACCTGGACCTACAGCCGAAAACTGTGA
- the obgE gene encoding GTPase ObgE: MKFLDLAKVYIRSGAGGNGCVSFRREKFMEYGGPDGGDGGRGGSVWVEVTEGLNTLIDFRYQQHFFAKNGQSGMGRQRTGKDGDDIVLRVPVGTEIMDEDQETVLADLTEVGERFLLAKGGNGGFGNLHFKSATNQAPRRANSGQDGIERTIWLRLKLIADVGLLGLPNAGKSTFLSATSNARPKIADYPFTTLHPNLGVVGIDGVEFVVADIPGLIAGAHEGRGIGDRFLGHVERCAVLLHLVDGTSDTIAEDYQTIINELEAYGGELAEKPRITALNKIDSLDDEERAEAKAALEAAVGGPVFMMSGVSREGLNEVLRSMRTQIDEDRLRQKPQEEQDTWQP; the protein is encoded by the coding sequence ATGAAATTCCTCGATCTGGCCAAAGTCTACATTCGCTCCGGCGCGGGCGGGAACGGCTGCGTCAGCTTTCGCCGTGAAAAATTTATGGAATATGGCGGTCCCGACGGTGGTGACGGTGGTCGCGGTGGTTCCGTCTGGGTTGAGGTGACCGAAGGGCTGAACACGCTGATCGACTTCCGCTATCAGCAGCATTTCTTCGCCAAGAATGGCCAGTCTGGCATGGGCCGTCAGCGCACCGGCAAAGATGGCGATGATATCGTCCTGCGGGTTCCTGTCGGTACCGAGATCATGGATGAGGATCAGGAGACTGTTCTGGCCGACCTCACCGAGGTGGGGGAGCGTTTCCTGCTGGCAAAAGGCGGCAATGGCGGCTTTGGCAACCTGCATTTCAAAAGCGCGACCAACCAGGCTCCGCGTCGGGCCAATTCCGGTCAGGACGGGATTGAGCGCACCATCTGGCTGCGCCTGAAGCTGATCGCCGACGTCGGTCTGCTGGGCCTGCCCAATGCGGGCAAATCCACCTTCCTATCCGCGACCTCCAACGCGCGGCCCAAAATCGCTGACTACCCGTTTACCACGTTGCATCCCAACCTCGGCGTTGTGGGCATTGATGGGGTTGAATTTGTGGTGGCTGATATTCCCGGTCTGATTGCCGGCGCTCATGAGGGGCGTGGCATTGGCGACCGGTTCCTGGGGCATGTGGAGCGCTGCGCGGTGCTCTTGCATCTGGTAGATGGCACCTCGGACACCATTGCTGAGGATTATCAAACCATCATCAATGAGCTGGAAGCCTATGGTGGTGAGCTGGCGGAGAAGCCCCGTATCACGGCGCTGAACAAGATCGACTCCCTTGATGATGAAGAGCGCGCCGAGGCCAAGGCCGCGCTGGAGGCTGCGGTCGGTGGACCTGTGTTCATGATGTCAGGTGTCAGCCGCGAAGGTCTGAACGAGGTGCTGCGGTCCATGCGGACCCAGATCGACGAAGATCGTCTGCGCCAGAAACCCCAAGAGGAGCAGGACACGTGGCAACCCTGA
- the proB gene encoding glutamate 5-kinase: MATLTNAQRIVVKIGSALLVDRTSGALRADWLRALAADVAWLKSMGKDVILVSSGSIALGRRVLGLAAQELPLEQSQAAAAVGQIRLAGAYEEALAPHEITTAQVLVTLEDSADRRRYLNSRATLETLIGLGVVPIVNENDTIATDEIRYGDNDRLAAQVAVTVGADALILLSDVDGFYTANPALDPTARRYDIIDQITPEIEAMAGDGVSGLSKGGMITKLLAAKMATAAGCAMAITEGSPDNPLKLLENGAASTWFAAQDDPQVARKRWIAAMKTRGVVSVDEGAARALGSGKSLLPAGIRHIEGDFGRGEPLAILGPDGRKLGQGLSRYTAEEASAIKGCQSIEIEAILGYAGRAAVIHRDDMAL, from the coding sequence GTGGCAACCCTGACCAACGCCCAGCGTATCGTTGTCAAAATCGGGTCCGCCCTGTTGGTGGACCGGACAAGCGGTGCATTGCGGGCGGATTGGTTGCGGGCCTTGGCGGCGGATGTTGCCTGGCTGAAATCCATGGGCAAGGATGTGATCCTTGTCTCATCCGGCTCTATCGCGTTGGGGCGTCGGGTGCTGGGGTTGGCGGCACAGGAGTTGCCGCTGGAGCAGTCCCAGGCCGCGGCAGCCGTTGGTCAAATCCGGCTCGCAGGCGCCTATGAGGAGGCATTGGCCCCGCATGAGATCACCACCGCGCAAGTGCTGGTCACATTGGAAGACAGCGCCGACCGACGCCGCTATCTGAATTCCCGCGCCACGTTGGAGACGCTGATTGGCTTGGGCGTTGTGCCCATCGTTAATGAAAATGACACCATCGCCACCGATGAGATCCGCTATGGCGATAACGACCGGCTGGCGGCGCAGGTGGCGGTCACGGTTGGCGCCGATGCGCTCATCCTGCTGTCGGATGTTGATGGGTTCTACACAGCCAACCCGGCGTTGGATCCCACCGCCCGGCGCTATGACATCATCGACCAGATCACACCTGAGATTGAGGCGATGGCCGGCGATGGTGTTTCGGGCCTCTCCAAGGGCGGGATGATCACCAAGCTTCTGGCGGCCAAAATGGCAACGGCGGCGGGTTGTGCTATGGCGATTACCGAAGGTTCGCCTGATAATCCACTGAAGTTGCTTGAAAATGGTGCGGCCTCGACGTGGTTCGCCGCGCAGGATGATCCGCAGGTTGCACGCAAGCGCTGGATCGCGGCGATGAAGACACGCGGTGTGGTTTCTGTGGATGAAGGCGCGGCACGGGCACTCGGTTCCGGCAAGAGTCTATTGCCCGCTGGCATCCGACACATCGAAGGAGACTTTGGCCGCGGTGAGCCGCTGGCCATCCTGGGCCCAGACGGGCGAAAACTGGGGCAGGGGCTTAGCCGGTATACAGCCGAGGAGGCGTCTGCCATCAAAGGGTGCCAGTCGATCGAGATCGAGGCCATCCTTGGTTATGCGGGCCGCGCTGCTGTCATTCACCGTGATGATATGGCGCTGTAA
- a CDS encoding glutamate-5-semialdehyde dehydrogenase, which yields MNETQDIAALMADIGKRAKQAAAKLATATAERKTAALNAAADAVWDTRSEILSANAKDLDFGRSKGLSPAMMDRLSLDEDRISGIVAGLRAVAAQPDPVGEVLAEWSQPSGLDIQRVRTPLGVIGVIYESRPNVTADAGALCLKSGNAVILRGGSESFHSSQAIHGCLAAGLRAANLPEDAVQLVPTRDRAAVQELLTMTDTVDVIVPRGGKGLVGLVQREARVPVFAHLEGIVHIYLDKDADPQKALEIVLNAKTRRTGICGAAECLLIHRDIAETIGRDVLTALATAGVEIRAEAGLPGPDGMTAATSADWGCEYLDAIIAAKQVEDIDTAIAHIRAHHSQHTDCIITENDGAVAQFFAELDSAILMHNASTQFADGGEFGMGAEIGIATGKMHARGPVGAAQLTSFKYLVRGHGAVRN from the coding sequence ATGAATGAGACGCAAGATATTGCTGCGCTGATGGCCGATATTGGCAAACGCGCAAAGCAGGCTGCCGCAAAGCTGGCGACAGCCACTGCTGAACGCAAAACGGCGGCGCTGAATGCGGCCGCGGATGCAGTTTGGGACACTCGTTCGGAGATCCTGTCGGCCAATGCCAAGGATCTTGATTTCGGTCGCAGTAAAGGGCTATCGCCCGCCATGATGGACCGGCTGTCGCTGGATGAGGACCGGATTTCGGGGATCGTCGCTGGGCTGCGCGCGGTTGCCGCACAACCCGACCCCGTGGGGGAGGTGTTGGCGGAGTGGTCACAGCCCTCTGGGTTGGACATTCAGCGGGTGCGCACTCCACTTGGGGTGATCGGCGTGATCTACGAAAGCCGCCCGAATGTGACAGCGGATGCCGGGGCGCTGTGCCTCAAATCCGGCAATGCGGTGATCCTGCGGGGCGGGTCGGAGAGTTTTCATTCCAGTCAGGCCATTCATGGCTGTTTGGCTGCGGGTCTGCGTGCCGCCAACCTGCCTGAGGACGCTGTTCAGCTGGTGCCGACGCGCGATCGCGCGGCTGTGCAGGAGCTGCTCACCATGACCGATACGGTTGATGTGATTGTTCCGCGTGGCGGTAAGGGGTTGGTGGGGCTAGTCCAGCGCGAGGCGCGGGTGCCGGTCTTTGCACATTTGGAGGGCATCGTGCACATCTACCTCGATAAAGATGCAGATCCGCAAAAGGCGCTGGAGATCGTTCTGAACGCAAAAACCCGCAGGACGGGCATCTGTGGCGCGGCAGAATGTCTGCTAATCCACCGTGATATTGCCGAGACAATCGGCCGGGATGTGCTGACGGCGCTGGCGACAGCAGGGGTGGAAATCCGGGCTGAGGCTGGCTTGCCGGGGCCGGATGGCATGACAGCCGCCACAAGCGCGGATTGGGGCTGCGAATATCTGGATGCGATTATCGCGGCCAAGCAGGTCGAGGATATCGACACCGCGATTGCCCATATCCGTGCCCATCATTCGCAGCACACCGATTGCATCATCACCGAAAACGATGGTGCTGTGGCGCAGTTCTTCGCTGAGCTGGATAGCGCGATCCTGATGCACAATGCTTCAACCCAGTTTGCCGATGGTGGTGAATTTGGCATGGGAGCGGAGATCGGCATTGCGACGGGCAAGATGCACGCACGTGGGCCTGTCGGGGCGGCGCAGTTGACCAGCTTCAAATATCTGGTGCGTGGCCATGGTGCCGTCCGCAACTAA
- a CDS encoding histidine phosphotransferase family protein, whose protein sequence is MSVDNANLAALIGSRICHDLISPIGAINNGLELLGMSGDMSGPELELISDSVANANARIRFFRIAFGAASDQQISRAEVVSVLEDIGKGGRLKYQWAPQEASSRTEVRLAFLAALCLETGLPYGGTVKILCADGKWTVIGEGSKLNIDDDLWARVSGGTSSATVTPALVQFAMLPEAAKDLGRTVRVEQTLERVTVHF, encoded by the coding sequence ATGTCAGTAGATAACGCTAATCTCGCGGCTTTGATAGGGTCGCGCATTTGCCACGACCTGATCAGCCCGATCGGCGCGATCAACAACGGGCTGGAACTGCTTGGAATGTCTGGAGATATGTCCGGTCCCGAGCTGGAGTTGATCTCCGACAGCGTGGCCAATGCCAATGCCCGTATCCGGTTCTTTCGGATTGCTTTTGGCGCGGCCAGCGATCAGCAGATTAGCCGGGCCGAAGTGGTCTCCGTTCTCGAAGATATCGGCAAAGGGGGCCGGTTGAAATATCAATGGGCCCCGCAGGAGGCCTCCAGCCGGACGGAGGTACGGCTTGCCTTCCTCGCGGCGCTGTGCCTGGAAACCGGCCTGCCCTATGGCGGCACCGTCAAGATCCTCTGTGCCGACGGGAAATGGACCGTCATCGGTGAGGGCAGCAAGCTGAATATTGATGATGATCTCTGGGCGCGCGTCAGCGGCGGCACCTCCTCGGCAACCGTCACACCCGCGCTGGTTCAGTTCGCGATGCTGCCCGAGGCGGCAAAAGATCTGGGCCGCACCGTCCGTGTGGAACAGACGCTGGAACGCGTCACGGTCCATTTCTAA
- a CDS encoding DUF3553 domain-containing protein, whose translation MNDLNAILAPGMFVTHPDHPEWGTGQVQSNAAGKITVNFPDQGKVVFNGAQVALIPVFDPS comes from the coding sequence ATGAACGACCTGAACGCTATACTTGCCCCTGGCATGTTCGTGACCCATCCCGACCACCCCGAGTGGGGCACCGGGCAGGTTCAGTCCAACGCTGCCGGCAAGATCACCGTGAATTTCCCCGATCAGGGTAAGGTGGTGTTCAACGGCGCTCAGGTGGCCCTTATTCCAGTCTTTGATCCGTCATAA
- a CDS encoding GNAT family N-acetyltransferase, with protein sequence MGGSSPAFQVKLAQTSADLRAAQALRYDVFVSELGGGGAMVDHDAGLERDHFDAFCDHLLLWDLERNAVVGVYRLLRSDQALRAGQFYSEGEYDLSKLTASGRKLLELGRSCLHPDYRGGTAMFHLWSALADYVAEHEVEILFGVASFHGTDTAPLANALSMLYHNHLAPEALRPVAREYQSMDLIAVDDLDRRQAMLETPALIKAYLRLGGCVGDGAFVDHAFNTTDVCLVLDTARMNARQKRIYGAGRSTT encoded by the coding sequence ATGGGCGGCAGTTCTCCTGCGTTTCAGGTCAAACTGGCACAGACATCAGCGGATTTACGCGCGGCGCAGGCGCTTCGGTACGACGTCTTTGTCAGCGAACTGGGCGGTGGTGGGGCTATGGTGGACCATGATGCCGGTTTGGAGCGGGATCATTTCGATGCGTTTTGTGACCACCTGCTGCTCTGGGATCTGGAGCGCAATGCGGTGGTGGGTGTCTATCGTCTGCTGCGGAGCGATCAGGCCCTGCGCGCGGGGCAATTCTATTCCGAGGGCGAATATGATCTCTCCAAACTGACAGCATCGGGTCGTAAGCTGTTGGAACTGGGGCGATCCTGCCTGCATCCGGATTACCGCGGTGGCACCGCCATGTTCCATCTGTGGTCCGCTTTGGCAGACTATGTGGCGGAACATGAGGTTGAAATCCTGTTTGGCGTTGCCAGCTTTCACGGGACCGATACCGCGCCGCTGGCCAATGCGCTGTCGATGCTCTACCACAATCATCTGGCACCTGAGGCGCTGCGCCCCGTCGCGCGGGAGTATCAATCGATGGATTTGATCGCAGTAGATGATTTGGACCGCCGACAGGCGATGCTGGAGACCCCAGCCCTGATCAAAGCCTATCTGCGCCTGGGGGGCTGCGTCGGAGATGGTGCGTTTGTTGATCATGCGTTCAACACAACGGATGTCTGCCTCGTGCTTGACACCGCGCGGATGAATGCGCGGCAAAAACGGATCTACGGCGCAGGGCGGAGCACCACATGA
- a CDS encoding lysophospholipid acyltransferase family protein, whose protein sequence is MSTWEGGDAAAPIEISATGWMRVALRGLLLGVLVFGGLLILLLARLVERPLCGLNRPVTPFITQWVCRNAFRVLGMRFRTKGALMTNRGAVVANHTSWLDIFALNARKRIYFVSKAEVAGWPGIGWLARATGTVFIKRDAREAQKQTALFQKRLLLGHKLLFFPEGTSTDGLRVLPFKTTLFAAFFHPELRDHISIQPVSVVFLPPEGEEPRFYGWWGDMDFGPHLLKTLAARRQGEVVLHYHDPLRVSDYSDRKALAAACEARVRAGHTMLRSGGVLANGQDVSAT, encoded by the coding sequence ATGAGCACTTGGGAGGGCGGTGACGCCGCAGCTCCGATAGAGATCAGCGCCACGGGCTGGATGCGGGTTGCCCTTCGCGGATTACTGCTGGGAGTGTTGGTTTTTGGCGGGTTGCTGATCCTGCTGTTGGCTCGTCTGGTTGAACGTCCGCTCTGCGGCTTGAATCGGCCGGTCACCCCCTTCATCACGCAATGGGTTTGCCGCAATGCATTCCGCGTCCTTGGTATGAGGTTTCGCACCAAGGGTGCCTTGATGACAAACCGCGGTGCGGTGGTGGCGAACCACACCTCGTGGCTGGATATTTTTGCCCTTAATGCGCGCAAACGGATCTATTTCGTCTCCAAGGCAGAGGTCGCTGGCTGGCCTGGTATCGGCTGGCTGGCGCGCGCAACCGGCACCGTTTTTATCAAGCGGGATGCAAGGGAGGCGCAAAAACAGACGGCCTTGTTTCAAAAACGTCTGCTTCTGGGGCATAAGCTGTTGTTCTTCCCGGAGGGGACATCGACGGACGGTTTGCGGGTCTTGCCGTTCAAAACCACGCTTTTTGCGGCGTTTTTCCACCCAGAACTGCGCGATCATATTTCGATCCAACCGGTGTCCGTCGTGTTTCTTCCGCCCGAAGGTGAAGAGCCACGTTTCTACGGTTGGTGGGGAGATATGGACTTTGGCCCGCATCTGTTGAAAACCCTTGCGGCGCGGCGTCAGGGCGAGGTTGTACTGCACTATCATGATCCGCTTCGGGTGTCCGACTATTCCGATCGCAAAGCATTGGCCGCCGCCTGCGAGGCGCGGGTCAGGGCGGGACATACTATGCTGCGGTCAGGTGGCGTGCTCGCAAACGGACAGGATGTCTCTGCGACCTAA
- the rpsB gene encoding 30S ribosomal protein S2, translating into MALPEFSMRQLLEAGVHFGHQTQRWNPRMSPFIYGSRNGIHILDLTQTVPMLDAALNAVRDTVAKGGRVLFVGTKRQAAQPIADAAEKSAQYFMNHRWLGGTLTNWKTVSQSINRLKEIDEKMASGAEGLTKKERLGMERDQLKLEASLGGIREMGGVPDLLFVIDVKKEALAIAEANKLGIPVVAIVDTNCSPDGVDYIIPGNDDAARAIALYCDLVARAALDGMSAQLGAAGVDLGALEDAPVEEAVAEEAAAEA; encoded by the coding sequence ATGGCTCTTCCCGAGTTCTCCATGCGTCAGCTGCTTGAGGCAGGCGTACACTTTGGTCACCAAACCCAGCGCTGGAACCCGCGTATGTCGCCGTTCATCTACGGCTCGCGCAATGGCATCCACATTCTGGACCTGACCCAGACCGTTCCCATGCTCGACGCAGCTCTGAATGCTGTGCGTGACACCGTCGCAAAAGGCGGCCGCGTGCTGTTCGTCGGCACCAAGCGTCAGGCGGCTCAGCCGATCGCAGATGCTGCTGAGAAATCCGCTCAGTACTTCATGAACCACCGCTGGCTCGGCGGCACGCTGACCAACTGGAAAACCGTTTCCCAGTCGATCAACCGTCTGAAGGAAATCGACGAGAAAATGGCGTCCGGCGCCGAAGGCCTGACCAAGAAAGAGCGTCTGGGCATGGAGCGTGACCAGCTGAAACTGGAAGCGTCCCTCGGCGGTATCCGCGAGATGGGCGGCGTTCCTGATCTGCTGTTCGTCATCGACGTGAAAAAAGAAGCTCTGGCCATCGCCGAAGCCAACAAACTGGGCATCCCGGTTGTGGCCATCGTCGACACCAACTGCTCGCCCGATGGCGTCGATTACATCATCCCCGGCAACGACGACGCAGCCCGCGCAATTGCGCTCTACTGCGATCTGGTTGCGCGCGCAGCTCTGGACGGCATGTCCGCTCAGCTGGGTGCGGCAGGCGTTGATCTTGGCGCACTGGAAGACGCACCGGTTGAAGAAGCCGTTGCCGAAGAAGCTGCTGCCGAAGCCTGA
- the tsf gene encoding translation elongation factor Ts, whose protein sequence is MAITASMVKELRDSTGAGMMDAKKALTETNGDMEAAVDWLRTKGLAKAAKKSGRTAAEGLVAVVVEGNKGVAVEVNSETDFVGKNAEFQEMVSGIAKTALNVADVDALLAADMGGKTVADTLTDKIATIGENMNVRRMASLEGDTVVSYVHNAATAGMGKIGVLVAMNGGDEAIGKQVAMHIAAVNPAALSEAELDASVVEKEKQVQMDIARESGKPEQVIEKMIVGRMKKFVAEATLLNQQFVVNPDLTVEEAAKEAGATITGFVRLEVGEGIEVEKEDFAAEVAKAAQG, encoded by the coding sequence ATGGCAATTACTGCATCCATGGTTAAGGAACTGCGCGACAGCACCGGCGCAGGCATGATGGACGCCAAGAAGGCGTTGACCGAAACCAATGGCGACATGGAAGCCGCCGTTGACTGGCTGCGCACCAAGGGTCTGGCCAAAGCGGCCAAGAAATCCGGCCGTACCGCTGCCGAAGGCCTGGTCGCCGTGGTCGTTGAAGGCAACAAAGGTGTTGCTGTCGAAGTGAACTCGGAAACCGACTTTGTTGGCAAAAACGCTGAATTCCAGGAAATGGTCTCCGGCATCGCCAAGACAGCTCTGAACGTTGCTGACGTTGACGCGCTGCTGGCGGCTGACATGGGCGGCAAGACCGTTGCTGACACGCTGACCGACAAAATCGCCACCATTGGCGAGAACATGAACGTCCGCCGGATGGCGTCGCTCGAAGGTGACACCGTTGTGTCCTACGTGCACAACGCTGCGACTGCTGGCATGGGCAAGATCGGTGTTCTGGTTGCCATGAACGGTGGTGACGAAGCAATTGGCAAACAGGTAGCGATGCACATCGCCGCTGTGAACCCTGCCGCGCTGAGCGAAGCTGAGCTGGACGCCTCGGTTGTTGAGAAAGAAAAGCAGGTCCAGATGGACATCGCCCGCGAATCCGGCAAGCCGGAGCAGGTGATCGAGAAGATGATCGTCGGCCGGATGAAGAAATTCGTCGCCGAAGCAACCCTGCTGAACCAGCAGTTTGTTGTGAACCCTGACCTGACCGTTGAAGAAGCGGCCAAGGAAGCAGGCGCGACCATCACTGGTTTTGTTCGTCTGGAAGTGGGCGAAGGCATCGAAGTCGAAAAAGAAGACTTCGCTGCTGAGGTTGCCAAGGCCGCACAGGGCTAA